From Streptomyces sp. 6-11-2, one genomic window encodes:
- a CDS encoding WXG100 family type VII secretion target codes for MANPDIQELNHRASQLRSLADHIDSLVDTAKKHATTGMKTWSGPNADNVRGRLKSWQTTCGTVAKALRDEAHQCTQDAKDLQEKKK; via the coding sequence ATGGCAAATCCTGATATTCAGGAACTCAACCATCGTGCCAGCCAGTTGAGGTCGCTGGCCGACCACATCGACTCGCTCGTCGACACTGCCAAGAAGCACGCGACCACGGGGATGAAGACCTGGTCGGGCCCGAACGCGGACAACGTGCGCGGCAGGCTGAAGAGCTGGCAGACGACGTGTGGCACGGTTGCGAAGGCGCTGCGGGACGAAGCGCACCAGTGCACTCAGGACGCCAAGGACCTACAGGAAAAGAAGAAGTGA
- a CDS encoding WXG100 family type VII secretion target: protein MDRGADLHRLRELSKLYARKSHDLQVLIKELDSATGSSESYWKGPKADRFRQDWHDVKPTFSKWVDTLHDASKSANTSADNIERAT from the coding sequence ATGGATCGCGGTGCAGATCTCCATCGGCTCCGGGAGCTCTCGAAGCTCTACGCCCGCAAGTCTCACGATCTGCAGGTGCTCATCAAGGAGCTGGACTCGGCGACGGGCAGCAGCGAGAGCTACTGGAAGGGCCCGAAGGCCGACCGGTTCCGCCAGGACTGGCACGACGTCAAGCCGACGTTCTCGAAGTGGGTCGACACCCTGCACGACGCCAGCAAGTCGGCCAACACGAGCGCCGACAACATCGAGCGCGCCACCTGA
- a CDS encoding DUF3592 domain-containing protein, translating to MGKKKRSRDDWTPPPKSAERLAAEAELRKLRAGERQTPLPQRRLVAAIFLMAVAAAGAFLVLWLPSRSLVDDLRSRGVSVAAEIVASPRDKFGSPGNIRIRFNDPKRGEQETALSDWGGRRPAGLAAGSSVSVTYDPRDPSRVLTTKWVQNPPAMTLPMLVSVMLAPVLLAGAIFLAIRRRTVLKESKAER from the coding sequence GTGGGAAAAAAGAAGCGGTCGCGGGATGACTGGACGCCGCCACCGAAATCCGCCGAACGGCTGGCTGCCGAGGCCGAGTTGCGCAAGCTACGCGCCGGTGAGCGGCAGACGCCGCTGCCGCAGCGACGGCTTGTCGCGGCCATCTTCCTCATGGCCGTGGCTGCTGCCGGGGCCTTCCTGGTGCTCTGGCTTCCCTCGCGCTCGCTCGTGGACGACCTGCGTTCCCGAGGAGTGTCCGTTGCCGCCGAAATCGTGGCCTCGCCGCGGGACAAGTTCGGTAGTCCGGGAAATATCAGGATCCGGTTCAACGATCCCAAGCGCGGGGAGCAGGAGACCGCTCTCAGTGACTGGGGAGGAAGGCGTCCTGCTGGTCTGGCCGCGGGTTCCTCCGTGTCTGTGACCTATGACCCTCGGGACCCGAGCAGGGTGCTGACGACGAAGTGGGTGCAGAATCCGCCGGCTATGACACTGCCCATGCTGGTGTCGGTGATGCTGGCCCCAGTTTTGCTGGCTGGTGCGATCTTCCTTGCGATACGGCGTCGCACGGTGTTGAAGGAATCAAAGGCTGAAAGGTGA
- a CDS encoding SAV_915 family protein has product MDSTQPPPETPDVLVLPTMTDLPRDEDGAPILAGTVDVMLIPLQTESGGEQLVALAFSTVARLVEALGEEQPWVALPTDKLEAVLQGSGAGAILMDPRLPGSAGNPTDG; this is encoded by the coding sequence ATGGATTCGACGCAGCCACCGCCAGAAACTCCAGATGTTCTGGTGCTGCCCACGATGACGGATCTGCCGCGAGACGAAGACGGAGCACCAATCCTGGCAGGCACGGTCGATGTGATGCTCATCCCTCTTCAGACGGAGTCAGGCGGGGAGCAACTCGTCGCCCTCGCCTTCTCCACCGTGGCACGCTTGGTCGAGGCACTGGGCGAGGAACAGCCGTGGGTCGCCCTCCCGACCGACAAGCTGGAGGCGGTACTGCAAGGGTCGGGCGCCGGAGCCATCCTCATGGACCCGCGACTTCCTGGCAGTGCGGGAAACCCGACAGATGGTTGA